A DNA window from Lepidochelys kempii isolate rLepKem1 chromosome 9, rLepKem1.hap2, whole genome shotgun sequence contains the following coding sequences:
- the FHL1 gene encoding four and a half LIM domains protein 1 produces MSERFDCHYCRDPLHGKKYVQKEGRHCCVKCFEKFCANTCIECKKPIGADSKELHFKNRYWHDNCFRCFKCYASLVNEPFMLKENNKVWCSSCSATEGANKCKGCFKAIVAGDQNVEYKKSFWHKECFTCSQCKQVIGTGSFFPKGEDIYCASCHEHKFAKLCVKCKKAITSGGLTYQEQPWHSECFICTGCSKQIGGKHFTAVEDQFYCVECYKTKVAKKCAGCKNPITGFGKGSTVVSHEGQSWHDYCFKCTKCSRPLANRRFVYHNEKIYCADCPHRL; encoded by the exons ATGTCGGAGCGCTTTGATTGTCACTACTGCCGCGACCCGCTGCACGGGAAGAAGTACGTGCAGAAGGAGGGCCGCCACTGCTGcgtgaagtgctttgaaaaattctgtgccaaCACCTGCATCGAGTGCAAGAAGCCCATTGGCGCCGACTCCAAG GAGCTGCATTTCAAAAACCGTTACTGGCACGATAACTGCTTCCGCTGTTTTAAGTGCTACGCGTCTCTGGTTAACGAGCCCTTCATGCTGAAGGAAAACAACAAAGTTTGGTGCAGCAGCTGCAGTGCCACGGAGGGTGCAAACAAATGCAAAGGCTGCTTCAAAGCTATTGTTGCAG GAGACCAAAATGTTGAATACAAGAAGTCATTCTGGCACAAGGAATGCTTCACCTGCAGCCAGTGCAAGCAAGTGATAGGAACAGGCAGCTTCTTCCCCAAAGGAGAGGATATCTACTGTGCCTCTTGCCATGAACATAAGTTTGCCAAGCTGTGTGTTAAGTGCAAGAAG GCCATCACTTCTGGAGGACTCACTTACCAGGAGCAGCCTTGGCATTCAGAGTGCTTCATCTGTACTGGCTGCTCAAAGCAGATTGGTGGGAAACACTTCACTGCTGTGGAGGATCAGTTCTACTGTGTTGAGTGCTACAAGACAAAAGTTGCCAAGAAGTGTGCTGGCTGCAAGAACCCCATTACAG GATTTGGAAAAGGATCCACTGTGGTCAGCCATGAAGGCCAATCCTGGCATGATTATTGTTTCAAGTGTACCAAGTGTTCCCGTCCTTTGGCTAACAGGCGCTTTGTCTATCATAATGAGAAAATTTACTGCGCTGACTGTCCCCATAGACTGTAA